GTTGCCGATGTTCTCGGCCACGAGCTGCGCGTCGAGATCCGCCCGGCGGACTTCCTGCACCTTGATAAAGATGTCGCGGTCGGCCATGTGGCGCAGCTTCTTCTGCAGCGTCTCGAGCTCCTGGCCCTTGCGACCGATGATCACGCCCGGCCGCGCCGTGTGGATCACGATGGTCAGCTTGTTGTGCGCGCGCTCGATCTCGATACGCGACACACTCGCCGACGCCAGCTTGTCCTTGAGGTAGGCGCGGATGCGCAGATCCTCGTGGAGCAGCTTGGCGTAGCCCTTGTCCGCGTACCACCGCGAATTCCAATCGCGGATGATGCCGAGGCGCAAACCGTTCGGGTGCGTTTTTTGACCCACCGTCGTCTCCTTAGTCCCGTTCGTCCAGCACGATCGTGAAATGGGCCGTGCGTTTCAGAATCCGGTTGATGCGCCCCTGCGAGCGCGTCATGATGCGTTTGAGCGTCGGGCCGCCGTCGACCATCACGCGCTTGACGTAGAGGTCGTCGATGTTGACGCCGCCCCGGGCCGTCGCGTTGGCGATCGCCGACGAGAGCAGCTTCTTGAGCAGCACGGCGGTCTTTTTGGGGGTGAACGCGAGAATGCCCATGGCCTCGTTCACGTCCCTGCCCCGAATCAGATCCGCGACGAGCCGACCCTTGAAGGGCGACACCCGCTGAAATCTCGCAATCGCTTTCACTTCCATCTCACTGCCTCCACCCCGGGCTCCGCTGCGCGCGTTTTATCGCCGCGCGGCGCCGCGGCCTTACTTCTTGGCCGCCTTGCGGTCCGCCGCGTGGCCGTGGAAGGTGCGCGTCGGGGCGAACTCGCCGAGCTTGTGCCCGACCATGTTCTCCGTCACGAACACCGGCACGAATTTCTTGCCGTTGTGCACCGCGAAGGTCAGACCCACGAATTCCGGCAGAACCGTCGACCGGCGCGACCAGGTCTTGATCAGCGAGCGGTCCCGCACGTCCAGGGCGCGGTTCACCTTCGCCTGCAGGTGCTCATCCACAAAGGGTCCCTTTTTGACCGAACGCGGCATGCGTCCCTCTCCCATTGCCCCGGCGTTACTTGCCGCGGCGCTTGACGATGTACTTGCCCGACGTCTTGTTCCGTCGCGTTTTGTAACCCTTGGCCGGCTGGCCCCAGGGCGAACACGGATGGCGACCGCCGCTCGTGCGTCCCTCGCCGCCGCCCATCGGATGATCGACCGGGTTCTTCGCGACGCCGCGCACATGGCCGCGCCGCCCGAGCCAGCGGGTGCGGCCCGCCTTGCCGATCGAGATGTTCGAGTGGTCGTTGTTGCCGACCTGCCCGATCGTCGCGCGGCATTCGCGGCGGAACCGGCGCAGTTCGCCCGACGGGAGCTTGAGAAGGACGTAGTCGCCTTCCTTGCCCATCACCTGGGCGAAGTTGCCCGCGGACCGCGCCACCTGGCCGCCCTTGCCGATCTTCATCTCGACGTTGTGCACGAAGGTGCCGTCGGGGATGTTGCGCAGCGGCAGCGTGTTGCCCGGCCGGATGTCGGCGTTTTCGTCCGACAGGATGCGGTCGCCGACCTTGAGCTGCTCGGGGGCGATGATGTAGCGCTTCTCGCCGTCCACGTAGTGCAGCAGTGCGATGCGGCACGTGCGATTCGGATCGTACTCGATCGCGGCGACTTTGGCGGGAATCCCGATCTTGTCGCGCTTGAAATCGATGATCCGGTACGCGCGCTTGGCGCCGCCGCCCCGGCTGTAGGCCGTCAGGCGTCCGGTGTTGTTGCGTCCGCCGGATTTGCGCAGAGGCTCCAGAAGCGCACGCTCGGGCGTCGACTTCGTGACCTCGGCGAAATCGCTGCCGGTCAGGTACCGTCGGGCTGGACTTGTCGGTTTGTATGTCTTGATCGCCATGCCTTCCTCTTCGCCGTCCTCGGGGATCAGGCGCCCTCGAAGAAGTCAATGGTTTGTCCCTTGGCCAGCTTGACGACCGCCTTTTTCCAATTGGGCTGCCGACCGAACTGACGACCTCGCCGCTTGTTTTTTCCTCGCATCAGGGAGGTTTTCACCTCGAGCACCTGCACGCCGTCGAAGAGCTGCTCGATCGCCTGGCGGATTTCCACCTTGTTGGCGTCCAACGCGACTTCGAACACGTGATGATTCGCGTCTTCCTTGGCCAGGTTCGCCTTTTCGGTGATGACCGGCCGCTTGATGATGTGGTGAGGATCCCGGCTGATCATTGCGCGAACCTCCCCTCGATCTTCGCCACCGCGTCCCGGGTCACGATCACGCGGTCGTAGCGCAGCAGGTCGTAGACGTTGAGTCCCTCGACCGGAAGCACCTTGACGAACGGGATGTTTCGGGCGCTCTTTTCGATCTTTTCGTCGCGCCCGGCGATGATGACGAGCCCGTTGGTCATGCCGAGGCCCGCGAGGATCTGGACGAGTTTCTTCGTCTTGATCTCGTCGAGCGCGATCTCGTTGACCACGGTGAGCTTGTTTTCGGCGACCTTCATCGACAGCGCGCTCTGCACCGCCTGCCGCCGGACTTTTTTCGGAATCTTGTAGGACCAGTCCTTGGGCTCGATGTTATGGATGTGACCGCCGCCGACGCGAACGCCCGAGCGCGCGGAACCCGCGCGGGCGCGACCGGTACCCTTCTGGCGGTACATCTTGGAGCCCGTGAAATCGACCTCGGAGCGGCCCTTGGTCTTCTTGGTCCCCGCCCGCCGGTTGGCGAGCTGGTTGCGGACAACTTCCCAGAACAGGTGGGGCTTCACCTCGGCGCCGAACACCTTGTCCGACAGATCGACGTGATCCACCTTCTGGCTGCCC
The sequence above is a segment of the Deltaproteobacteria bacterium genome. Coding sequences within it:
- the rpsC gene encoding 30S ribosomal protein S3, which gives rise to MGQKTHPNGLRLGIIRDWNSRWYADKGYAKLLHEDLRIRAYLKDKLASASVSRIEIERAHNKLTIVIHTARPGVIIGRKGQELETLQKKLRHMADRDIFIKVQEVRRADLDAQLVAENIGNQLQRRIAFRRAMKRAVTNAMKLGAKGVRVACSGRLGGAEMSRFEQYREGSVPLHTLKADINYGQYHARTTYGVIGVKVWIYHGEADLR
- the rplV gene encoding 50S ribosomal protein L22 — its product is MEVKAIARFQRVSPFKGRLVADLIRGRDVNEAMGILAFTPKKTAVLLKKLLSSAIANATARGGVNIDDLYVKRVMVDGGPTLKRIMTRSQGRINRILKRTAHFTIVLDERD
- the rpsS gene encoding 30S ribosomal protein S19 — its product is MPRSVKKGPFVDEHLQAKVNRALDVRDRSLIKTWSRRSTVLPEFVGLTFAVHNGKKFVPVFVTENMVGHKLGEFAPTRTFHGHAADRKAAKK
- the rplB gene encoding 50S ribosomal protein L2, which produces MAIKTYKPTSPARRYLTGSDFAEVTKSTPERALLEPLRKSGGRNNTGRLTAYSRGGGAKRAYRIIDFKRDKIGIPAKVAAIEYDPNRTCRIALLHYVDGEKRYIIAPEQLKVGDRILSDENADIRPGNTLPLRNIPDGTFVHNVEMKIGKGGQVARSAGNFAQVMGKEGDYVLLKLPSGELRRFRRECRATIGQVGNNDHSNISIGKAGRTRWLGRRGHVRGVAKNPVDHPMGGGEGRTSGGRHPCSPWGQPAKGYKTRRNKTSGKYIVKRRGK
- a CDS encoding 50S ribosomal protein L23, which codes for MISRDPHHIIKRPVITEKANLAKEDANHHVFEVALDANKVEIRQAIEQLFDGVQVLEVKTSLMRGKNKRRGRQFGRQPNWKKAVVKLAKGQTIDFFEGA
- the rplD gene encoding 50S ribosomal protein L4, coding for MKHEVLNTGSQKVDHVDLSDKVFGAEVKPHLFWEVVRNQLANRRAGTKKTKGRSEVDFTGSKMYRQKGTGRARAGSARSGVRVGGGHIHNIEPKDWSYKIPKKVRRQAVQSALSMKVAENKLTVVNEIALDEIKTKKLVQILAGLGMTNGLVIIAGRDEKIEKSARNIPFVKVLPVEGLNVYDLLRYDRVIVTRDAVAKIEGRFAQ